In the Alligator mississippiensis isolate rAllMis1 chromosome 7, rAllMis1, whole genome shotgun sequence genome, one interval contains:
- the LOC132251919 gene encoding olfactory receptor 4Q2-like, translated as MEQLWGNQTMVSEFLLAAISPTPQSQAVLFVVFLLVYLSTLVGNLAIMVTVNADPYLRTPMYFLLSNLSFLDLCFSTVTAPKMLMDFLSERRSISYDACMTQLFFLHFVGAAEMFLLTVMAYDRYVAICKPLHYSSIMNRCLCSCLVLACWTGGFIHSTVQTILTMQLPYCGPNHVDNFFCDVPPVIKLACTDTYVMELLTVSNSGLISTSCFIILVTSYTTILVKIRSPEGRRKALSTCASHLTVVTLIFGPCIFIYARPFSIFSVDKQVSVVYNIITPMLSPLVYTLRNKEVKSAMKTSLHRQGHLPDYCTWQDSLGRR; from the coding sequence ATGGAGCAGCTGTGGGGAAACCAAACTATGGTGAGTGAATTCCTCCTGGCAGCCATTTCTCCAACTCCACAGTCCCAGGCTGTTCTTTTTGTTGTCTTCCTTTTGGTCTACCTTTCTACACTGGTAGGCAACTTGGCCATCATGGTGACAGTCAATGCTGATCCCTACCTCCGTACACCCATGTACTTCCTGCTAAGCAATCTCTCCTTTCTGGACCTATGCTTCTCTACAGTTACCGCCCCCAAGATGCTTATGGACTTCTTGTCTGAAAGAAGGAGTATTTCCTATGATGCCTGTATGACCCaactttttttcctccactttGTGGGGGCAGCTGAGATGTTCCTACTTACTGTTATGGCCTATGATCGCTATGTTGCCATTTGCAAGCCCCTCCATTACTCCAGTATCATGAACAGGTGTCTTTGTAGCTGCCTGGTGCTGGCCTGCTGGACAGGAGGGTTCATCCATTCCACAGTCCAGACCATACTCACCATGCAGCTACCCTACTGTGGGCCTAATCATGTGGACAATTTCTTCTGTGATGTTCCACCAGTGATCAAGCTGGCCTGCACTGACACCTATGTGATGGAACTGCTCACAGTCTCCAACAGTGGGCTGATCTCGACCAGCTGCTTCATCATCCTGGTGACCTCCTACACAACCATTTTGGTGAAGATACGCTCCCCTGAAGGGCGTCGCAAGGCACTTTCCACCTGTGCTTCACACCTGACTGTAGTAACTTTGATCTTTGGGCCCTGCATCTTTATCTATGCACGGCCTTTTTCCATCTTCTCAGTAGACAAGCAGGTCTCTGTTGTCTACAACATCATCACCCCCATGCTTAGCCCCTTGGTCTATACAttgaggaacaaggaggtgaaGTCAGCTATGAAGA